The Paenibacillus dendritiformis region TCGCGCGCCAGCCGCCCGAATTATAATAGCTCTGCGGCCGGTACCAGTTCGTAATAATCCAGTTCGTCCGCCGGATCTCGCCCAGCTCTCCCGATTGAATCAGATCGCGGAGCTTCTGGTAGATCGGCTGGCTGCGCTGATTGTACATGATGCCGAACACTTTGCCGCTTCGCGTTGCCCGCTCGTTCATCTCCCGCACCTGCTTCGTATAGACGCCGGCCGGCTTCTCGATCAAGACGTGCAGCCCATGCTCGAATGCGTTGATGGCCGATTGCGGGTGATGGTAATGAGGCGTCGCGATCAGCACCGCATCAATCTTCCCGGAGGCCAGCATCTCTTCCTCTGTCGAATAAAACGAGATGTGCTCCCCCAATTCGGACTGCGCCCACTCCTGGCGGCCGGGAACGCTGTCGCAGACAGCGCCCAATACCGCCCCTGTTATCTCGCCGCGCGCGATGCACTTCGCATGCGCGCTCCCCATATTTCCTAATCCGATGACGCCAATTCGTACGGTATCCACTCGCGTTTCCTCCTTAACTGACGAATAAATAAGCTGGAACGCAGCCGGTACGGTTGCATTTGTACGTAGCGTATCACAAGACGAGTTGAGTGCGCTTTCATCGGATTAAGCGTTTCTGGAGCTCATTTAACTGTGGTTGGCATTCAACGGATGGAGGCGGCGCCTGCTGGAGACAACCGTCCCTTCTTTCCGGCCGCCCAGCCAAAAAAAGCTTCCGTTCCAGGTTACCCTGTCTCGGAAGCTTGAAGCTGCTTGCGGTATTGATCCGGCGAACACCCGACCATTTGCTTGAACAGGCGGGAGAAATGCGATAAATGCTTGAACCCCGTCCGCATCGCCACCTCGGTTACCGACCAATCCGGTTCCGTCAAAAACCAGATCTTCGCCTGGTTGATGCGGCGGTGGTACAGATACGTGAATACGGTCGTACCGGTCACTTCTTTGAATACTTTGCTGAGATAATGCTTGTTCATATGCAAGCGGCTGGCGATGTCCTCCAGCGTAATCTCCTCTTGATAGCAGCCTTCGATGACCTGTATCGCCTCCTGCACCCGGATCTCGGGCTCCCCTTCGGCCGACCGTTCCGCAAGCGGCTCCTGACACCAATCATAGATGCAATACAGCAGTTCGAGAAAAGCAAGCCGCTGCCGCTGAACGCCGACGAAGTCCCCGCGCCCTTCCATCAGGCTCATGCGGTCGAGCAGCTGCATCGCCTCGTCCAACTGGCCTTCGGACAGCCGCAAGCGGGCGTACTTCAACGCCCGGAACGGGCGCAGCAGCTCCTGCGCGGCATCGCCTGCCGCATGGATCGCCTCCACATACCGCGGATCGAAGTGAATGATGGAGCGGATGTACGGATAACGGGTGTCGATATTCGGCCGGTGCAGCGTCAGGCCGTGCATCAGAATCAGATCTCCCGGCTGAAGGAGATAGATCTGATCGCCGATCAAATAGTGAACATGGCCGGAATGGAACAGATAAATCTCATAATTGGCATGAGAATGGAAATACGGCGTCTCGTAAGGCGCCGTATTGCGATATTGAAAATCGAACATCGA contains the following coding sequences:
- a CDS encoding helix-turn-helix transcriptional regulator, with translation MSFIHHSSMFDFQYRNTAPYETPYFHSHANYEIYLFHSGHVHYLIGDQIYLLQPGDLILMHGLTLHRPNIDTRYPYIRSIIHFDPRYVEAIHAAGDAAQELLRPFRALKYARLRLSEGQLDEAMQLLDRMSLMEGRGDFVGVQRQRLAFLELLYCIYDWCQEPLAERSAEGEPEIRVQEAIQVIEGCYQEEITLEDIASRLHMNKHYLSKVFKEVTGTTVFTYLYHRRINQAKIWFLTEPDWSVTEVAMRTGFKHLSHFSRLFKQMVGCSPDQYRKQLQASETG